A genome region from Nycticebus coucang isolate mNycCou1 chromosome 4, mNycCou1.pri, whole genome shotgun sequence includes the following:
- the LOC128584706 gene encoding hydroxycarboxylic acid receptor 2, protein MNQHYPQKYFLEIDKKNCCVFRDDFIAKVLPPVLGLEFVFGLLGNGLALWIFCFHLKSWKSSRIFLFNLAVADFLLIICLPFLTDNYVRKWDWKFGDIPCRLMLFMLAMNRQGSIIFLTVVAVDRYFRVVHPHHALNKISNRTAAIISCLLWGITIGLTVHLLRKKMLIQNGSANLCSSFSICYTFRWHDAMFLLEFFLPLAIILYCSARIIWSLRQRQMDRHAKIKRAINFIVVVAIVFIICFLPSVAVRMRIFWLLYTSGTQNCELYRSVDLAFFITLSFTYMNSMLDPLVYYFSSPSFPNFFSTLINRCLRKKPSGEPDSNRSTSVELTGDLTTTRNIPDTLMGNPQ, encoded by the coding sequence ATGAACCAGCACTACCCACAGAAATACTTTCTGGAAATAGACAAGAAGAACTGCTGTGTGTTCCGAGACGACTTCATTGCCAAAGTGTTGCCGCCGGTGTTAGGGTTGGAGTTTGTGTTCGGGCTTCTGGGCAATGGCCTTGCCCTGTGGATTTTCTGTTTCCATCTCAAGTCCTGGAAATCCAGCCGGATTTTCCTGTTCAACCTGGCCGTGGCTGACTTTCTCCTGATCATTTGCCTGCCATTCCTGACGGACAACTATGTGAGGAAGTGGGACTGGAAGTTTGGGGACATCCCTTGCCGGCTGATGCTCTTCATGTTGGCTATGAACCGCCAGGGCAGCATCATCTTCCTCACAGTAGTGGCCGTGGATAGGTATTTCCGGGTGGTCCATCCCCACCATGCCCTGAACAAGATCTCCAACCGGACAGCAGCCATCATCTCTTGCCTCCTGTGGGGCATCACCATTGGCCTGACAGTTCACCTCCTGCGCAAAAAGATGCTGATCCAGAATGGCTCTGCCAATCTCTGCAGCAGCTTCAGCATCTGCTATACCTTCAGGTGGCACGATGCCATGTTCCTCTTGGAGTTCTTCCTGCCCCTGGCCATCATCCTGTACTGCTCAGCCAGAATCATCTGGAGCCTGCGGCAGAGGCAAATGGACAGGCATGCCAAGATAAAGAGAGCCATCAACTTCATCGTGGTGGTGGCCATTGTCTTCATCATCTGCTTCCTTCCCAGTGTGGCTGTGCGAATGCGCATTTTCTGGCTCCTATACACTTCAGGGACGCAGAATTGTGAACTGTATCGTTCAGTGGACCTGGCGTTTTTCATCACCCTCAGCTTCACCTACATGAATAGTATGCTGGACCCCTTGGTGTACTATTTCTCTAGCCCATCTTTTCCCAACTTCTTCTCCACTTTGATTAACCGCTGCCTCCGAAAGAAGCCATCAGGTGAGCCAGACAGTAACCGGAGCACCAGTGTTGAGCTCACGGGTGACCTGACCACTACGAGAAACATCCCAGATACATTAATGGGCAACCCCCAGTGA